Proteins co-encoded in one Planctomycetia bacterium genomic window:
- a CDS encoding HAMP domain-containing histidine kinase, translating to MRRSLRSQILYPFAGLTAVAVVAVSAAGAWRAATVAEARIEAHVRSAADVLLTAGFPLTDAVLRQTHGLSGAEFVYANEHGDIRASSFETVPRAWSDAVSSVANVEGSSSVSNAPTNLTLDGIEYLHWRIERVARRAEDAGRTLHILYPQEQRRQMLREAIGPPLMVGALALVAAFALSYLLAARIGKPIAAVREQFRKLAAGDYARLSLPTRDDEVRDLVAAADTLAVQLAERDLAVQRSARSALLGRLSGGLCHHLRNAAAGAKLAVQLHRRRCDADDSESLAVALRQLDFAEQYVQRLLTLGKPQPLRLQRLDLREVVADAVSLVAPTFKHRDIELRTILPAVPMVHEAADREQLRQLLVNLLLNAVDAAGDRGWASVEVAAGERDLRIIVADGGPGPPPEVAAKLFEPFVTGKPDGIGLGLAATREIARLHGGEVAFARRPYTCFEVVLPNLAKSESSSLGVPLHALPASAVSRNESAVT from the coding sequence ATGCGCCGTTCGTTACGCAGCCAGATTCTCTATCCGTTTGCCGGACTCACGGCCGTGGCCGTCGTGGCGGTGAGCGCGGCGGGGGCGTGGCGCGCCGCTACGGTTGCCGAGGCCCGCATCGAGGCGCATGTCCGCAGCGCGGCCGATGTATTGCTCACGGCCGGCTTTCCGCTGACCGATGCCGTCTTGCGTCAAACTCACGGCCTCTCGGGTGCCGAGTTCGTCTACGCGAACGAGCACGGCGACATCCGCGCCAGCAGCTTCGAGACGGTCCCGCGCGCGTGGTCCGATGCGGTCTCCTCGGTCGCGAACGTCGAGGGTTCGTCGTCGGTCTCGAATGCTCCGACGAACTTAACGCTCGACGGAATCGAGTATCTGCATTGGCGCATCGAGCGTGTTGCGCGCCGCGCCGAAGATGCCGGCCGCACGTTGCATATTCTTTATCCGCAAGAGCAACGGCGGCAAATGTTGCGCGAAGCGATCGGTCCGCCGTTGATGGTCGGTGCGTTGGCGTTGGTTGCGGCGTTCGCGCTTTCCTATCTCCTGGCCGCGCGCATCGGCAAGCCGATCGCCGCCGTTCGCGAGCAGTTTCGCAAACTCGCCGCCGGCGACTACGCCCGTTTGTCGCTTCCTACGCGAGACGACGAAGTGCGCGATTTGGTGGCCGCGGCCGATACGCTGGCCGTGCAATTGGCGGAACGCGATTTGGCCGTGCAACGCTCGGCCCGCTCGGCGCTGCTCGGTCGGCTAAGCGGCGGCTTGTGCCATCATCTTCGCAACGCCGCCGCGGGGGCGAAGCTCGCCGTGCAGTTGCATCGTCGCCGCTGCGATGCCGATGATTCGGAGAGTTTGGCTGTGGCGCTCCGGCAGCTCGATTTCGCCGAGCAATACGTGCAACGTCTGCTCACGCTCGGCAAGCCGCAACCGCTCCGTTTGCAGAGGCTCGATCTGCGCGAAGTGGTCGCCGATGCCGTATCGCTCGTCGCGCCGACGTTCAAACATCGCGATATCGAGCTGCGCACGATCTTGCCAGCCGTGCCGATGGTGCACGAAGCCGCCGACCGAGAACAGCTTCGTCAGTTGCTCGTGAATCTTTTGTTGAATGCGGTCGATGCCGCCGGAGATCGGGGTTGGGCTTCGGTGGAAGTCGCTGCGGGGGAACGGGATTTGCGAATCATCGTGGCCGACGGTGGTCCGGGACCGCCGCCGGAAGTCGCCGCGAAGCTCTTCGAGCCGTTCGTTACCGGCAAGCCCGACGGCATCGGGCTCGGACTCGCGGCGACTCGCGAGATCGCGCGCCTGCATGGGGGCGAAGTCGCGTTCGCGCGTAGACCCTACACTTGTTTCGAAGTCGTACTGCCGAATCTTGCCAAGTCCGAATCATCGAGTCTCGGCGTGCCGTTGCACGCGTTGCCCGCCTCCGCAGTCAGCCGTAATGAAAGCGCCGTAACATGA
- a CDS encoding NAD(P)-dependent oxidoreductase: MKALITGITGFVGGHLTQHLLASGDEVLGTSQNGDWPEDFRLPVPLVAYDLAADMEPAFIDAIDTFAPDVIYHLAGISIPAECEAAGEPTPKAWNINVEGVRRILGLSAALRRRPRVIFTSSSHVYRTVQPDEPIVDENAPCEPRTAYGRTKLAAERLCDDAVRQAGLDIVTVRSFSQAGERQDQRLMLAEWATALARRDPEMTVGGLNVTIDLTDVRDSVRALRLLALHGASGTVYNVGSGVPRTTGELLGLLRQAAGDSRPVRARSTERRSDPVADLSRLQAATGWHPEIPIERTIADVWNYWRRRIRNESA; the protein is encoded by the coding sequence ATGAAAGCGCTCATCACGGGCATCACGGGCTTCGTCGGCGGTCACTTGACGCAGCATCTGCTGGCGTCGGGCGACGAAGTGCTCGGCACATCGCAAAACGGCGACTGGCCGGAAGACTTTCGCCTTCCCGTCCCCCTCGTCGCCTATGACTTGGCCGCCGATATGGAGCCGGCCTTCATCGATGCGATCGACACCTTCGCACCCGATGTCATTTACCATCTGGCGGGAATCAGCATTCCCGCCGAATGCGAAGCGGCAGGCGAGCCGACTCCGAAGGCTTGGAACATCAATGTCGAAGGGGTTCGCCGCATCCTAGGGCTGAGCGCAGCGCTCCGTCGTCGGCCGCGCGTGATCTTTACCAGTTCCAGCCATGTTTATCGTACCGTCCAGCCGGATGAACCGATCGTCGACGAGAACGCGCCGTGCGAACCTCGCACGGCCTATGGGCGAACGAAGCTCGCCGCCGAACGGCTTTGCGACGACGCCGTTCGCCAGGCGGGTTTGGATATCGTGACGGTTCGCTCGTTTTCTCAAGCCGGCGAACGGCAAGATCAACGCTTAATGCTCGCCGAATGGGCCACGGCGTTAGCCCGTCGCGACCCGGAAATGACCGTCGGCGGCCTCAACGTCACGATCGATCTCACCGATGTTCGCGATTCCGTGCGCGCTCTTCGCTTGCTCGCGCTTCACGGTGCCTCGGGCACGGTCTACAATGTAGGCTCGGGCGTTCCTCGAACGACCGGCGAACTATTGGGCTTACTGCGGCAAGCGGCCGGCGATTCGCGACCCGTCCGCGCTCGTAGCACGGAGCGACGGAGCGATCCGGTGGCCGATCTGAGTCGGCTGCAAGCTGCGACCGGCTGGCATCCGGAAATACCGATCGAGCGAACGATCGCGGACGTTTGGAATTATTGGCGACGCCGAATTCGGAACGAGTCGGCTTAA
- the gmd gene encoding GDP-mannose 4,6-dehydratase: protein MKKAALITGITGQDGAYLSELLLGEGYEVHGIVRRSSTDTFERIAHLRDRIHLHQADLTDQLSLVNILRDVGPREVYNLAAQSFVPTSWGQPLLTGDVTALGVTRVLEAIKYVDKSIRFYQASSSEMFGKVQETPQSERTPFWPRSPYGVAKVYGHWITVNYRESYEMFACSGILFNHESPWRGKEFVTRKVTDAVARIKFGVQDKLKLGNLDARRDWGFAGDYVRAMWLMLQQDEPDDYVVSMGEMHSVRDLVEIAFAHVGLDPAKHVEIDPAFLRPAEVSELCGNPAKARAELGWEPRVRFPQLVAMMVDADLERVRREIQLSQMQPIDAGRSAKA from the coding sequence ATGAAAAAAGCGGCGCTCATCACGGGCATTACCGGACAAGACGGCGCGTATCTTTCCGAGTTGTTGCTCGGCGAGGGATACGAGGTGCATGGCATCGTGCGCCGCTCGAGCACCGACACGTTCGAACGCATCGCGCATTTGCGCGATCGAATCCACCTCCACCAAGCCGATCTGACCGATCAGCTTTCGCTGGTGAACATCTTGCGCGACGTCGGCCCGCGCGAAGTCTATAACCTCGCCGCGCAAAGCTTCGTGCCGACGAGTTGGGGCCAGCCGCTGCTGACCGGCGACGTCACGGCGCTCGGCGTCACGCGCGTGCTCGAAGCGATCAAGTACGTCGACAAGTCGATCCGCTTCTATCAGGCCAGCAGCAGCGAGATGTTCGGCAAAGTCCAAGAAACGCCGCAATCCGAGCGGACGCCGTTTTGGCCGCGCAGCCCTTACGGGGTCGCCAAGGTCTACGGCCATTGGATCACGGTGAACTACCGCGAGAGCTACGAGATGTTCGCGTGCTCGGGCATCTTGTTCAATCACGAATCGCCGTGGCGCGGCAAAGAGTTCGTCACGCGCAAGGTGACCGATGCCGTGGCGCGCATCAAGTTCGGCGTGCAAGACAAGCTGAAGCTCGGCAACTTGGATGCCCGTCGCGATTGGGGCTTCGCCGGCGATTACGTTCGTGCGATGTGGCTGATGCTGCAACAAGACGAACCGGACGACTACGTGGTGTCGATGGGCGAGATGCACTCCGTACGCGATCTGGTCGAGATCGCGTTCGCGCACGTCGGGCTCGATCCGGCGAAGCATGTCGAGATCGATCCGGCGTTTCTCCGTCCGGCCGAGGTGAGCGAGCTGTGCGGGAATCCGGCCAAGGCCCGCGCCGAACTCGGCTGGGAGCCTCGTGTTCGTTTCCCGCAACTGGTGGCGATGATGGTCGACGCCGATCTGGAGCGCGTCCGCCGCGAGATCCAACTCTCCCAGATGCAACCGATCGACGCGGGTCGCAGCGCGAAGGCTTAG
- the gyrA gene encoding DNA gyrase subunit A, with protein MQGAGNGSIVDLAIEDELKESYLTYAMSVIVSRALPDVRDGLKPSQRRILVAMNDLSLTPGAARVKCAKISCDTSGNYHPHGESVIYPTLVRMAQEWNMRHLLIDKQGNFGSIAGLPAAAMRYTEARMSPIAALLMEDIKLDTVDFTPTYDERRLEPTVLPSKFPNLLVNGANGIAVGMATSVPPHNLREVCTAAIRLIDDPEVSIDELLDIVPGPDFPTGGIICGRSGIRRGYHSGRGTVTVRARARVEEMGKNRQRIIVSEIPFQQTRDRVVKAIADLVNDDRIKGISGIRDESDLKEPVRLVIEIKRDADPDVVLNQLYQFSPLQDTFSLIFLALVDGKPRTLNLKEMLFEYVRHRVIVLRRRTQFLLNRARQRKHTVEGLLLAHANIDEVIRVIRTSSTQAEAKTRLMTIECPAPLMQRALGDVGYADFTNERGGSAQSYRLTAVQSDAILRMTLGQLVNLEQEKLGEEYRNLLNEIAEYLRILGDDANIYDIIRADLEEMSKKYGDARRTEISREEMGGVDLEDLIEEENMVVTISHQGYIKRTPTTTYRAQRRGGKGITGAKNDDEDPIRNLFVASTHDYLLFFTNIGKVYWRKVYDLPQLARESKGRAIVNVLSLSEGEKVAYCTAIRDFSAAEHFLIMATRKGLVKKTPLSQYGRPLKTGLIAIKLKEEDELVDVAVTKTGDEILLSTSGGMAIRFDQADARSMGRNTSGVKGIKLSKGQTVIGMVVADPEATLLTACANGYGKRTPFGANDPLTGTRVESEEPVEGDVAEADLPEPPVADDAGEDDESSAQRYRTQHRGGKGVRDIKTTPRNGPVVGIVGVYETDELLMITAGGKIQRITAKSVSEIGRNTQGVRIMSLDEGDTLAAVVRVPPEEISATDDLPAKPSAPAALPPPVDAPEEASDDGEDDSAEE; from the coding sequence ATGCAGGGGGCAGGCAACGGATCGATCGTCGACCTAGCGATCGAAGATGAATTGAAGGAAAGCTATCTGACGTACGCGATGAGCGTGATCGTCAGTCGTGCGCTGCCCGACGTCCGCGACGGTCTGAAGCCCTCGCAGCGCCGCATTCTCGTGGCGATGAACGACTTGAGCCTTACGCCGGGCGCTGCACGCGTCAAATGCGCGAAGATCTCCTGCGACACGAGCGGCAACTACCACCCGCACGGCGAAAGCGTGATCTATCCGACCTTGGTCCGCATGGCCCAAGAGTGGAACATGCGCCATTTGCTGATCGACAAGCAAGGCAACTTCGGCTCGATCGCCGGTTTGCCTGCCGCGGCGATGCGGTATACCGAAGCGCGCATGTCGCCCATCGCCGCGCTCTTGATGGAAGACATCAAGCTCGACACGGTCGACTTCACGCCGACCTACGACGAACGTCGGCTTGAGCCGACGGTGCTGCCGAGCAAGTTCCCGAACCTGTTGGTCAACGGCGCGAACGGCATTGCGGTCGGCATGGCGACGAGCGTCCCGCCGCATAATCTACGCGAAGTCTGCACTGCGGCGATTCGCTTGATCGACGATCCGGAAGTCTCGATCGACGAACTGCTCGACATCGTTCCGGGTCCGGACTTCCCGACCGGCGGCATCATCTGCGGCAGAAGCGGTATTCGTCGCGGCTACCACTCGGGCCGCGGCACGGTCACGGTGCGCGCTCGGGCCCGCGTCGAAGAGATGGGGAAGAATCGGCAGCGGATCATCGTTTCCGAGATTCCTTTTCAGCAGACGCGCGATCGGGTCGTGAAGGCGATCGCCGACCTCGTGAACGACGACCGCATTAAGGGGATCTCGGGCATCCGCGACGAAAGCGATCTTAAGGAGCCGGTGCGGCTCGTGATCGAAATCAAGCGCGATGCCGACCCGGACGTGGTTCTCAATCAGCTCTATCAGTTTTCGCCGCTGCAAGACACGTTCTCGTTGATCTTCTTGGCGCTCGTCGACGGCAAGCCGCGCACGTTGAACTTGAAGGAAATGCTGTTCGAGTACGTGCGGCATCGGGTGATTGTGTTGCGCCGGCGCACGCAGTTCTTGCTCAACCGCGCGCGGCAACGGAAGCACACGGTCGAAGGCTTGCTGCTCGCGCACGCCAACATCGACGAAGTGATCCGTGTGATTCGGACATCGTCGACGCAAGCCGAAGCCAAGACCCGTTTGATGACGATCGAGTGTCCGGCCCCGCTCATGCAGCGCGCGTTGGGAGACGTCGGGTATGCCGACTTCACGAACGAGCGCGGCGGTTCGGCGCAATCGTATCGGCTGACCGCCGTGCAGTCGGATGCGATCCTCCGCATGACCCTCGGCCAGTTGGTCAACCTCGAACAAGAGAAGCTCGGCGAGGAATACCGCAACTTGCTCAACGAGATCGCCGAATACCTGCGCATCTTGGGGGACGACGCCAACATCTACGACATCATTCGGGCCGACCTCGAAGAAATGTCGAAGAAGTACGGCGACGCGCGCCGCACCGAGATCAGCCGGGAAGAGATGGGCGGGGTCGATCTCGAAGATTTGATCGAAGAAGAGAACATGGTCGTCACGATCAGCCACCAAGGCTACATCAAGCGCACGCCGACGACGACCTATCGCGCGCAGCGCCGCGGCGGCAAGGGAATCACCGGCGCGAAGAACGACGACGAAGATCCGATTCGCAACCTCTTCGTCGCCAGCACGCACGACTACTTGCTCTTCTTCACGAACATCGGCAAGGTTTACTGGCGCAAGGTATACGACCTGCCGCAACTGGCCCGAGAGAGTAAAGGTCGGGCGATCGTCAATGTGTTGAGTTTGTCGGAGGGGGAGAAGGTCGCCTATTGCACGGCGATTCGCGATTTCTCGGCCGCCGAGCATTTCCTCATCATGGCGACTCGCAAGGGGCTCGTGAAGAAAACGCCGCTCAGTCAATACGGCCGGCCGTTGAAGACCGGCCTGATCGCGATCAAGCTCAAGGAAGAAGACGAGCTCGTCGATGTGGCCGTGACGAAGACCGGCGACGAGATCTTGCTGTCGACGTCCGGCGGGATGGCGATTCGCTTCGACCAGGCCGATGCGCGCTCGATGGGGCGCAATACCAGCGGCGTGAAGGGGATCAAGTTGTCGAAGGGGCAAACCGTCATCGGCATGGTCGTGGCCGATCCCGAGGCGACGTTGCTGACCGCTTGCGCCAACGGCTACGGCAAGCGGACGCCGTTCGGTGCCAACGATCCGCTCACCGGCACGCGCGTCGAAAGCGAAGAGCCGGTCGAGGGTGACGTCGCCGAAGCCGACTTGCCGGAACCTCCCGTCGCCGACGACGCAGGCGAAGACGACGAGAGCTCGGCCCAGCGCTATCGAACGCAACATCGGGGCGGTAAGGGAGTGCGAGACATTAAGACGACCCCGCGCAACGGCCCGGTCGTCGGGATCGTCGGCGTTTATGAGACCGACGAACTATTGATGATCACGGCCGGCGGCAAGATCCAGCGGATCACGGCGAAGAGCGTCAGCGAGATCGGGCGTAACACGCAAGGTGTGCGGATCATGTCGCTCGACGAAGGAGACACCTTGGCGGCCGTGGTTCGAGTGCCCCCTGAAGAAATCTCGGCGACCGACGACTTGCCGGCGAAGCCTTCCGCTCCGGCAGCGCTGCCGCCGCCGGTCGATGCGCCGGAAGAGGCGTCGGACGACGGAGAAGATGATTCGGCCGAGGAGTAA
- a CDS encoding formylglycine-generating enzyme family protein, giving the protein MNAEPPPASTNSIGMRFVYVVAGEFLMGSPAEAGGGDGSEASDERPSHRVRISQAFYVAQFETTQAEYRAVMNENPSWFCATGGGRGEVAALDTSRYPVEMASWDEATDFCRRLSELPAERQARRSYRLPTEAEWEYAARAGTATRYCFGEELTPSQACILAPDGAAAPRTRPVGSYAPNGFGLYDVHGNVWEWCADRYGADYYQSSPMLDPPGPDMGTGRVVRGGDYRFPSAMARSANRDFTRASRRDQGNGFRVVLVVEH; this is encoded by the coding sequence GTGAACGCCGAACCGCCGCCGGCCTCGACCAACTCGATCGGCATGCGCTTCGTTTACGTCGTGGCAGGCGAGTTCTTGATGGGCTCGCCTGCCGAAGCCGGCGGCGGCGATGGCAGTGAGGCCAGTGATGAGCGTCCGTCGCATCGCGTGCGCATCTCCCAAGCGTTTTACGTTGCGCAGTTCGAAACGACGCAGGCCGAGTATCGCGCCGTGATGAACGAGAACCCGAGCTGGTTCTGCGCGACGGGAGGAGGCCGTGGCGAAGTTGCGGCACTCGATACGAGTCGGTATCCGGTCGAGATGGCGAGTTGGGACGAAGCGACGGATTTTTGCCGACGACTGTCGGAACTGCCTGCCGAGCGCCAAGCTCGGCGAAGCTATCGACTCCCGACCGAGGCCGAATGGGAATACGCGGCTCGCGCCGGCACCGCGACGCGGTATTGTTTCGGCGAGGAACTCACGCCGTCGCAGGCCTGCATTCTTGCTCCCGACGGAGCCGCCGCGCCGCGCACACGTCCCGTCGGCAGTTATGCGCCTAACGGATTCGGACTCTACGACGTGCACGGCAACGTCTGGGAATGGTGCGCCGATCGTTACGGTGCCGACTACTATCAAAGCTCGCCCATGCTCGATCCTCCAGGGCCCGACATGGGAACCGGTCGGGTCGTGCGAGGGGGCGACTACCGCTTTCCGTCCGCGATGGCGCGGAGCGCGAATCGCGACTTCACACGTGCTTCACGCCGCGACCAAGGCAACGGTTTTCGGGTCGTCCTCGTTGTCGAACATTAG
- a CDS encoding DUF1080 domain-containing protein: MMLPLYHRRRVSTSVLLGAMLASIIGAAGANRCVAAEGWIELFDGKTLAGWHKNADKIGHGTGGQWTVEGGAITGQQDPPGSGNGGILLTDRKFKDFELEIDLKPDWGICSGLFLRSNETGKCLQMMVDYHDAGDVGHVYGEGTGGFNTRAFNINGVVDAAKNLTSITTKPVATPVKVDYTCTGDEWTKAWKINDWNSARVRVEGSPAKVTTWLNGVKIIEWDGKTYEGPGYDKAKVIDTIGDEGSIAVQVHGGKSWPVGAKCRWKNIRIKPL; this comes from the coding sequence ATGATGTTGCCGCTTTACCACAGGCGTCGAGTTTCGACTTCGGTTCTCCTCGGGGCGATGCTCGCAAGCATCATCGGCGCCGCCGGCGCGAATCGTTGCGTTGCCGCAGAGGGCTGGATCGAACTGTTCGACGGTAAAACTCTCGCCGGCTGGCATAAGAACGCCGATAAGATCGGCCACGGCACCGGCGGGCAATGGACCGTCGAAGGAGGGGCGATCACCGGGCAACAAGATCCTCCCGGGAGCGGCAACGGCGGCATCTTGCTCACCGATCGAAAGTTTAAGGACTTCGAGCTCGAGATCGACCTCAAACCCGACTGGGGCATTTGCAGCGGCTTGTTTCTGCGGTCGAACGAAACCGGTAAGTGCCTGCAAATGATGGTCGACTACCACGACGCCGGCGATGTGGGCCACGTGTATGGTGAAGGGACCGGCGGCTTCAATACCCGCGCGTTCAACATCAACGGCGTCGTCGACGCTGCGAAGAACCTGACCTCGATCACGACGAAGCCTGTCGCGACTCCGGTGAAGGTCGACTACACCTGCACGGGCGACGAGTGGACGAAGGCCTGGAAGATCAACGACTGGAACTCGGCCCGAGTCCGTGTCGAAGGCAGCCCCGCCAAGGTGACGACCTGGCTCAACGGCGTGAAGATCATCGAATGGGACGGCAAGACCTACGAAGGCCCGGGCTACGATAAGGCGAAGGTCATCGACACGATCGGCGACGAAGGGAGCATCGCGGTGCAAGTCCACGGCGGGAAAAGCTGGCCGGTGGGAGCGAAATGCCGCTGGAAGAATATTCGCATCAAGCCCCTATAG
- a CDS encoding CHAD domain-containing protein, translating to MTTMTKSSEKSGKWMSDLRPEMPASQAAQATLERRLEPVWKWSAAAAKAKEGATRPVHQLRVAVRRAMAAMQGYAELLPRRKATKIEAKLHKLRRRAGEARDFDVLLGRLVAHPDAERLKPLTERIAELRVAAQKPIVRLHRKLKKRGFHEDLHTLIEKVRAPKHSQETTFSAWARHGLSRAVDVFFAAGAADMSDTTLLHHFRIEGKQLRYAMEYFSAAFGPELRKDLYADIEKVQALLGTVNDHASALAHYEAWKSEWDDPSLAQLLEELIAGERNSVTGATQEFFAWWTKERSDDLRRRFDATLQLPNEEHAA from the coding sequence ATGACGACCATGACGAAGAGCAGCGAGAAAAGCGGTAAGTGGATGAGCGATCTGCGCCCGGAAATGCCGGCCTCGCAGGCCGCTCAGGCGACGCTCGAGCGCCGACTGGAGCCGGTGTGGAAGTGGTCGGCCGCTGCGGCGAAAGCGAAAGAAGGGGCGACTCGGCCGGTTCATCAGTTGCGCGTCGCCGTGCGACGGGCGATGGCTGCGATGCAAGGCTATGCCGAGCTCTTGCCGCGCCGCAAAGCGACGAAGATCGAAGCCAAGCTCCATAAGCTGCGACGTCGAGCCGGCGAAGCCCGCGACTTCGATGTGCTGCTCGGCAGGCTCGTTGCGCATCCCGATGCCGAACGCCTGAAACCGCTGACGGAGCGGATCGCCGAATTGCGGGTCGCAGCGCAAAAGCCGATCGTGCGGTTGCATCGCAAGTTGAAGAAGCGCGGGTTCCACGAAGATTTGCACACGCTGATCGAAAAAGTGCGTGCCCCGAAGCATTCGCAGGAGACGACCTTTTCGGCCTGGGCTCGACATGGACTGTCGCGTGCGGTCGATGTGTTTTTCGCGGCCGGTGCGGCCGATATGTCGGACACGACCCTGTTGCATCACTTTCGCATCGAAGGGAAGCAACTTCGCTATGCGATGGAATACTTCTCGGCCGCGTTCGGGCCGGAATTGCGCAAGGATCTCTATGCCGACATCGAGAAGGTGCAAGCGCTGCTCGGCACGGTGAACGACCACGCCTCGGCACTCGCGCATTACGAAGCGTGGAAGAGCGAGTGGGACGACCCGTCGCTCGCCCAGCTGCTCGAAGAACTCATCGCCGGCGAACGGAATTCGGTAACCGGAGCGACTCAGGAGTTTTTCGCCTGGTGGACGAAAGAGCGCTCGGATGATCTACGCCGGCGCTTCGACGCCACGCTACAATTGCCGAACGAAGAGCACGCCGCTTAG
- a CDS encoding TlpA family protein disulfide reductase has translation MRLFERWKPTWTIVCVGLACGTAADAAAQDGAAAKPPAAAVAKAEPIVIPSGTPAELLEFIDKTKKLQPPGRDLPAVVAHLNRVYEAVAAAVDKIGTAGTEEEQTRAIGEKLAALRMLRRVEAAGATERMKKYHNDLLADKRPFVPPLAKIYELATRLQEIDRGNLPVVEKLVAEVRQHVRTAKLDSRNLSLAFQTALLAESVGLTKQAAEAYIEFAAAFATSDEPAVVENSKRLAGAARLLSLPGQAMDVAAKTVEGKPFDLKELKGKVVLVDFWATWCGPCMAELPTLKDCYAKYHGRGFEVVGISLDDNRSRLVDFLKREELPWITLFDDTTKDAAAKSGGWDQPLALQYGIMSIPRAILIDRTGKVVSLHAHGDALWDLLAEQIGPAEPKKKEPAEETEKKKDDKPAEAPKATGAE, from the coding sequence ATGCGACTCTTCGAACGATGGAAGCCGACGTGGACGATCGTTTGCGTCGGCCTGGCTTGCGGCACGGCCGCCGATGCCGCCGCGCAAGACGGAGCGGCTGCGAAACCACCGGCGGCAGCGGTCGCTAAGGCCGAGCCGATCGTAATCCCCAGCGGCACCCCTGCCGAGTTGCTCGAGTTTATCGACAAGACGAAGAAGCTGCAGCCGCCGGGACGCGACTTGCCGGCCGTCGTCGCGCATCTGAATCGCGTTTACGAAGCGGTCGCCGCGGCGGTCGACAAGATCGGGACCGCCGGAACCGAAGAAGAGCAGACGCGCGCGATCGGCGAGAAGCTCGCCGCCTTGCGCATGCTGCGACGCGTCGAAGCCGCCGGGGCGACCGAGCGAATGAAGAAGTACCACAACGATCTGCTGGCCGATAAGCGTCCGTTCGTCCCGCCGCTGGCGAAGATCTACGAGCTTGCGACTCGGCTGCAAGAGATCGATCGGGGAAATCTCCCCGTGGTCGAAAAGCTCGTGGCCGAAGTGCGGCAACATGTGCGCACCGCGAAGCTCGATTCGCGCAACTTGAGCTTGGCGTTTCAAACGGCGCTCTTGGCCGAATCGGTCGGGCTGACGAAGCAGGCGGCCGAAGCCTATATCGAATTCGCGGCCGCATTTGCCACGAGCGACGAACCCGCCGTGGTCGAGAACTCGAAGCGACTCGCCGGCGCGGCGCGCTTGTTGTCGCTCCCCGGTCAAGCGATGGACGTTGCGGCGAAGACGGTGGAAGGGAAGCCGTTTGACTTGAAGGAGTTGAAGGGGAAGGTCGTGCTGGTCGACTTCTGGGCGACTTGGTGCGGCCCTTGCATGGCGGAGCTGCCGACGCTGAAGGATTGCTACGCCAAATATCACGGGCGGGGCTTCGAAGTGGTCGGCATCAGTCTCGACGACAATCGTTCGCGGTTGGTCGACTTTCTTAAGCGCGAAGAGTTGCCCTGGATCACGCTGTTCGACGACACGACGAAAGACGCCGCCGCCAAGTCGGGAGGCTGGGACCAACCGCTCGCGCTGCAATACGGCATCATGAGCATTCCCCGTGCGATCTTAATCGACCGGACGGGCAAGGTCGTCTCGCTCCACGCGCATGGCGACGCCTTGTGGGATCTCTTGGCCGAGCAGATCGGCCCGGCCGAGCCGAAGAAGAAAGAACCTGCTGAAGAGACGGAAAAGAAGAAAGACGACAAGCCGGCCGAAGCTCCGAAAGCGACCGGCGCAGAGTAG
- a CDS encoding SDR family oxidoreductase: MSSLSKTHRSDAARHDNTKVALVTGSGAKRVGNFVVRALAARGYAVVVHAHLSVDEARATVAELEADGAQAMVVVGDLSEEVVVERIVGEVVARFGRIDVLVNCAAIWKSKPLEEVRAADVREHFEANTLSTFLCCRSVGLQMVAQPEGGVIVNVGDWATERPYRDYAAYFPSKGAIPTTTRMFAVELAARNPKVRVNAVLPGPVMLPPELTEDERRQAIAGTLVKHEGSPQHVAAAVLALVENEFITGVCLPVDGGRTIA, translated from the coding sequence ATGAGCTCCTTGTCGAAGACTCATCGCTCCGATGCTGCGAGGCATGACAACACGAAAGTCGCCCTCGTCACCGGCAGCGGTGCCAAGCGGGTCGGGAACTTCGTCGTGCGGGCGCTCGCTGCGCGTGGGTATGCCGTGGTCGTGCATGCGCATCTGTCCGTCGACGAGGCTCGGGCGACGGTTGCCGAGCTCGAGGCCGATGGTGCTCAGGCGATGGTCGTCGTGGGGGACTTGTCCGAGGAAGTCGTCGTCGAGCGGATCGTCGGGGAAGTCGTTGCGCGGTTCGGGCGGATCGATGTGTTGGTGAACTGCGCCGCGATTTGGAAATCGAAACCGTTGGAAGAGGTCCGGGCCGCCGATGTGCGCGAGCACTTCGAGGCCAACACGCTCAGCACGTTTCTCTGTTGCCGCAGCGTCGGCTTGCAGATGGTCGCGCAGCCCGAAGGGGGCGTCATCGTGAACGTCGGCGATTGGGCGACCGAGCGGCCGTATCGGGACTATGCCGCCTATTTTCCCTCGAAGGGGGCCATTCCGACCACGACCCGGATGTTCGCCGTCGAGCTCGCGGCACGAAATCCGAAAGTGCGTGTGAATGCAGTCTTGCCCGGCCCTGTGATGCTGCCGCCGGAGTTGACGGAAGACGAACGCCGGCAAGCAATTGCAGGAACGTTGGTGAAACACGAAGGGAGCCCGCAGCATGTCGCCGCGGCGGTGCTTGCGCTGGTGGAAAACGAGTTCATAACCGGCGTTTGTCTCCCGGTCGACGGGGGACGGACGATCGCTTAG